The following proteins are encoded in a genomic region of Nocardioides renjunii:
- a CDS encoding DUF58 domain-containing protein, translating to MREALAALTVRGRAFLAAGITTVVAAIVVGHSSVVRIGVLVAVLPLLTAWWVGRSRYRLALVRTLSPQLVVAGQPATVELTVANESRTPTGVLLLEERLPYVLGTRPRFVLEGLGHGWRRHATYQVRSELRGQFEIGPMAVRVTDPFGLVELGRTFHATTRLTVTPRTIALPSIPLGGAWTGSGDNRPRAFATGSAEDVTVREYRRGDDLRRVHWRSSARLGELMVRREEQPWQSRATVFLDNRGTSHRGQGAASSLEGAVSAAASIAVHLAHHGYTVRLVTASGDSRETQWHSQAAEASTIPLLEALAVVQLDHSPAPDTQWLAEPGNGGLTIGVFGGLGEMDLPFLRRLQHHASSSLAIALDVDAWAPHLPVQPGLGAASHLTATGWRSVTLGPRDRLDTAWQELGMMRSRSTASTGVGR from the coding sequence GTGCGTGAGGCACTCGCCGCCCTGACCGTCCGCGGACGGGCGTTCCTGGCCGCCGGCATCACCACCGTGGTGGCCGCGATCGTCGTCGGCCACTCCTCGGTGGTCCGCATCGGCGTGCTGGTCGCGGTGCTGCCGCTGCTGACGGCATGGTGGGTGGGGCGCTCGCGCTACCGCCTCGCGCTCGTGCGCACGCTCTCCCCCCAGCTCGTGGTGGCCGGCCAGCCGGCGACGGTCGAGCTGACGGTCGCCAACGAGTCACGCACCCCGACCGGCGTCCTCCTGCTCGAGGAGCGACTGCCCTACGTCCTCGGCACGCGGCCCCGCTTCGTGCTCGAGGGGCTCGGCCACGGCTGGCGCCGCCACGCGACCTACCAGGTCCGCTCCGAGCTGCGCGGGCAGTTCGAGATCGGCCCGATGGCGGTGCGCGTCACCGACCCGTTCGGCCTCGTCGAGCTCGGTCGTACGTTCCACGCGACCACGCGGCTGACGGTGACGCCGCGCACCATCGCGCTGCCGAGCATCCCGCTGGGCGGCGCGTGGACCGGGTCCGGCGACAACCGTCCGCGCGCCTTCGCCACCGGCAGTGCCGAGGACGTCACCGTGCGCGAGTACCGCCGCGGAGACGACCTGCGGCGCGTCCACTGGCGCAGCTCGGCCCGGCTCGGCGAGCTCATGGTGCGCCGCGAGGAGCAGCCGTGGCAGTCGCGCGCCACCGTCTTCCTCGACAACCGCGGCACCTCGCACCGCGGCCAGGGTGCCGCGAGCTCCCTCGAGGGCGCGGTCTCCGCCGCCGCGTCGATCGCGGTGCACCTCGCGCACCACGGCTACACCGTCCGGCTGGTCACGGCCTCCGGCGACAGCCGCGAGACGCAGTGGCACTCGCAAGCGGCCGAGGCGAGCACCATCCCGCTCCTCGAGGCGCTGGCCGTGGTGCAGCTCGACCACTCCCCCGCACCCGACACGCAGTGGCTCGCCGAGCCCGGCAACGGCGGTCTCACCATCGGCGTCTTCGGCGGCCTGGGCGAGATGGACCTGCCGTTCCTGCGCCGGCTCCAGCACCACGCGTCCTCCAGCCTGGCGATCGCCCTCGACGTGGACGCGTGGGCGCCGCACCTACCGGTGCAACCCGGCCTCGGCGCGGCGTCCCACCTCACCGCGACCGGCTGGCGCTCGGTCACCCTCGGTCCCCGTGACCGCCTCGACACCGCCTGGCAGGAGCTCGGCATGATGCGGAGCCGGTCCACCGCCTCGACAGGAGTCGGACGATGA
- a CDS encoding AAA family ATPase — MTTGLSGQAPDLDTVHRVTGAVRHNIERVIAGKPDVVNAALVVLLAEGHLLIEDVPGVGKTQLSKALARSIDCSVRRIQFTPDLLPSDVTGVSVFNQDTREFEFRPGGVFANIVVGDEINRASPKTQSALLEAMEERQVTVDNATYMLEKPFMVIATQNPIEMEGTYALPEAQRDRFMARVSVGYPVESAEIAMLEGHTAHNPLDDLEPVTDAGEIRKVIEIVGRVHVSSAVHRYAVALTTATRTSNDLHLGASPRATLHLVRAAKAVAATQGRDYVLPDDIHGITSPVLAHRLLPNVEATMSGRTTAAILSGLVESVPVPDANRA; from the coding sequence GTGACGACTGGGCTTTCCGGGCAGGCGCCCGACCTGGACACCGTGCACCGGGTCACCGGCGCGGTCCGCCACAACATCGAGCGCGTGATCGCCGGCAAGCCCGACGTGGTCAACGCCGCGCTCGTCGTCCTGCTCGCGGAGGGTCACCTGCTCATCGAGGACGTCCCCGGCGTCGGAAAGACCCAGCTGAGCAAGGCCCTGGCGCGCAGCATCGACTGCTCCGTGCGCCGGATCCAGTTCACCCCCGACCTGCTGCCCTCCGACGTCACGGGCGTGTCGGTGTTCAACCAGGACACCCGGGAGTTCGAGTTCCGCCCCGGCGGCGTCTTCGCCAACATCGTGGTCGGCGACGAGATCAACCGGGCCTCCCCCAAGACGCAGTCCGCCCTCCTCGAGGCGATGGAGGAGCGCCAGGTCACGGTCGACAACGCGACCTACATGCTCGAGAAGCCGTTCATGGTCATCGCCACCCAGAACCCCATCGAGATGGAGGGCACCTACGCCCTGCCTGAGGCCCAGCGCGACCGCTTCATGGCGCGGGTCTCGGTCGGCTACCCGGTGGAGTCCGCCGAGATCGCGATGCTCGAGGGCCACACCGCCCACAACCCGCTCGACGACCTCGAGCCGGTCACCGACGCCGGCGAGATCCGCAAGGTGATCGAGATCGTCGGCCGGGTCCACGTCTCGTCCGCGGTGCACCGCTACGCCGTCGCGCTGACGACCGCCACCCGCACGAGCAACGACCTGCACCTCGGCGCGTCGCCGCGGGCCACGCTCCACCTCGTCCGCGCCGCCAAGGCGGTCGCCGCGACGCAGGGCCGCGACTACGTCCTGCCCGACGACATCCACGGCATCACCTCGCCGGTGCTCGCCCACCGGCTGCTGCCCAACGTCGAGGCGACGATGAGCGGCCGCACCACCGCGGCGATCCTGTCCGGGCTGGTGGAGTCGGTCCCCGTCCCCGACGCGAACCGTGCGTGA
- a CDS encoding transglutaminase family protein — translation MRSSWSTLPHQLRVAGIAMLAAWVTILSWRVLTAGFAEVGFPLLFIGVVLAGGGALARWSRLPAPAIIGAQLVVGGLLVLGTTTGSPLPTPDNVDAFRAALGDAMETSRSYAAPVQLGVPPVHPLLLVGGTLVVLLVDVIACTLRRAPVAGLVLLAAYTLPVAVTGEAVSWWLFAVIAALFLTLVYIQHSDRVTSWGRSPEGEKASFSVRTGAIGNTAVALGAAAIALAVVVPAAVPTMSMSVFDGNGPGTREVEVKDPMVDLRRDLARGEDVPLLWVTTPGPRPTYLRISVLARFNGSTWTPGDREIPETQTATGSLPPLDGVSSDVARREFKYDVRVSPDFSSAWLPTTAQVTRIAAGTDWRYDVSTRDFIGARDDVTTADRTYDFTGAQLTYDAQSMNESVSGAGSVAGIFTDVPTNLNNEIRRQAASLTADAPTRFQKAQVLQQWFREDGGFRYDLGQVESAGGGGADLTQFLDDKVGYCEQFAAAMAIMARVIGIPSRVAVGFLEPEKSTSGSWEFSSHDLHAWPELYFPGSGWVRFEPTPQARATGIPEYTSAEFEAVTEAPSPSASSSTELLPERGESPSADSESADEDTSSIPWVPVLAGLLGLGLLALVLLTPRLVRGARRKRRMAGDIEDLWVELADVARDLGHAWPAGRSPRRVGDWLGRQLAAPASDGPRPDRPRRGRDQAPEAAHALDRLVVALEHSRYARDPETFTADRFAGDASLVEESLAAGVPPRDVRRATWWPASVVGRRTSWRRPGRPPRSSRTRTATPDGETTRTVDELVG, via the coding sequence ATGAGGTCCTCCTGGAGCACGCTCCCCCACCAGCTCAGGGTGGCGGGCATCGCCATGCTGGCCGCCTGGGTGACGATCCTGTCGTGGCGCGTCCTGACCGCCGGCTTCGCCGAGGTCGGCTTCCCGCTGCTCTTCATCGGCGTCGTCCTCGCGGGCGGCGGCGCGCTGGCGAGGTGGAGCCGCCTGCCGGCCCCGGCCATCATCGGCGCGCAGCTCGTCGTGGGCGGCCTGCTGGTCCTCGGCACCACGACCGGCTCCCCGCTGCCGACGCCCGACAACGTCGACGCGTTCCGGGCGGCGCTCGGCGACGCGATGGAGACCTCGCGCAGCTACGCCGCGCCGGTCCAGCTCGGCGTCCCGCCCGTCCACCCGCTGCTGCTCGTCGGCGGCACGCTCGTGGTCCTCCTCGTCGACGTCATCGCCTGCACCCTGCGCCGCGCACCGGTGGCCGGGCTCGTGCTGCTGGCGGCGTACACCCTCCCGGTGGCGGTCACCGGCGAGGCCGTGTCGTGGTGGCTCTTCGCCGTCATCGCCGCGCTGTTCCTCACCCTCGTCTACATCCAGCACAGCGATCGCGTCACCTCGTGGGGCCGCTCGCCCGAGGGCGAGAAGGCGTCGTTCTCCGTGCGCACCGGCGCCATCGGCAACACCGCCGTGGCCCTCGGCGCCGCCGCGATCGCGCTCGCCGTGGTGGTGCCGGCGGCCGTCCCCACGATGAGCATGAGCGTCTTCGACGGCAACGGCCCGGGCACCCGCGAGGTCGAGGTCAAGGACCCGATGGTCGACCTGCGCCGCGACCTCGCCCGCGGGGAGGACGTCCCGCTGCTGTGGGTCACCACCCCCGGCCCGCGGCCGACGTACCTGCGGATCTCGGTGCTCGCCCGATTCAACGGCTCGACCTGGACCCCCGGCGACCGCGAGATCCCCGAGACGCAGACCGCCACCGGCTCGCTGCCGCCGCTCGACGGCGTCTCCAGCGACGTGGCGCGCCGGGAGTTCAAGTACGACGTCCGGGTCAGTCCGGACTTCAGCTCGGCCTGGCTCCCCACCACCGCGCAGGTCACCCGGATCGCGGCCGGCACCGACTGGCGCTACGACGTGAGCACCCGTGACTTCATCGGCGCGCGCGACGACGTGACGACCGCCGACCGCACCTACGACTTCACCGGCGCCCAGCTGACCTACGACGCGCAGTCGATGAACGAGTCGGTCTCCGGCGCCGGGTCGGTGGCCGGCATCTTCACCGACGTGCCGACCAACCTCAACAACGAGATCCGCCGGCAGGCCGCCAGCCTGACCGCCGACGCGCCGACCCGGTTCCAGAAGGCCCAGGTGCTGCAGCAGTGGTTCCGCGAGGACGGCGGCTTCCGCTACGACCTCGGGCAGGTGGAGTCGGCCGGCGGCGGGGGTGCGGACCTGACCCAGTTCCTCGACGACAAGGTCGGCTACTGCGAGCAGTTCGCCGCCGCCATGGCGATCATGGCGCGGGTCATCGGCATCCCCAGCCGGGTCGCGGTCGGGTTCCTCGAGCCGGAGAAGTCGACCAGCGGCTCGTGGGAGTTCTCCTCGCACGACCTGCACGCCTGGCCGGAGCTCTACTTCCCCGGGTCGGGCTGGGTGCGCTTCGAGCCCACCCCGCAGGCGCGCGCGACCGGCATCCCGGAGTACACCAGCGCCGAGTTCGAGGCCGTCACCGAGGCGCCGTCGCCGAGCGCGAGCAGCTCTACCGAGCTGCTCCCCGAGCGCGGCGAGTCGCCGAGCGCCGACTCGGAGTCGGCCGACGAGGACACCTCGTCGATCCCCTGGGTCCCGGTCCTGGCCGGCCTCCTCGGGCTCGGGCTGCTCGCCCTCGTCCTGCTGACCCCCCGGCTGGTCCGCGGCGCCCGCCGCAAGCGCCGGATGGCCGGCGACATCGAGGACCTGTGGGTGGAGCTGGCCGACGTCGCACGCGACCTGGGCCACGCCTGGCCCGCGGGCCGCTCACCCCGCCGCGTCGGCGACTGGCTGGGCCGGCAGCTCGCCGCCCCTGCCTCCGACGGCCCGCGCCCCGATCGTCCGCGCCGCGGCCGCGACCAGGCGCCGGAGGCCGCCCACGCCCTCGACCGCCTCGTGGTGGCGCTCGAGCACAGCCGCTACGCCCGCGACCCGGAGACCTTCACCGCCGACCGGTTCGCCGGGGACGCGAGCCTCGTCGAGGAGTCGCTCGCGGCCGGTGTCCCGCCCCGTGACGTACGACGTGCCACCTGGTGGCCCGCGTCGGTCGTCGGACGGCGTACGTCCTGGCGCCGACCGGGGCGTCCGCCCCGCTCGAGCCGGACCCGCACCGCGACGCCGGACGGCGAGACCACGCGGACGGTCGACGAGCTCGTCGGCTGA